One Carya illinoinensis cultivar Pawnee chromosome 5, C.illinoinensisPawnee_v1, whole genome shotgun sequence genomic window, GACTCCACAGAACAAGCCGTGTAATCAAGAATTCACCGAATAATGATGCCTCAGATTTATGCGTTAATACCTCCAAAAGGATTAAATTAGAACACGATTCTTTAGACTCTTAAACCTAGGACaactcttaattaattttctctaCTTAACTTTGCTCATCTTAAAATTAAAGATTCCAAACTAAATTTGGAGGCcaaaatcatattttgttttacCCAGTAAGCAAGGACTTCGGCATTGTCAATGGAAACTACTCCAGCTGCTAGTGCTAgccaagaaaataaatgagtaaACCCCATGCCCATAGAACAGATGAGGAACAAAGACATCAGAATTAATGAAAAAAGAGTACAAACAGATCCCTGACTTATAGCAGATtagggaaaaaacaaaaaaaaaaaaaaaagatctctgGCTTAGCAAATCAAGCTTTGACCCGCCCATAGAACTTGTCCTTCTCCTGAGTTGTCTGGAACCGGCCATGCCCAAATTTGGACGCTGTATCGATGAACTTGATCTTAATCTCCTCCATAGCAACCCTAGACGTCTGCTTCAAGAGTGACTGCCTCAAGGTGACCACTCGCTTCTTAGGGCCTACACAGCATCCCTTTATCAAAAGATAGTCCTCCTTCACAGCACCATAGTGGGGGAATCCTCCCATTGGAGTAATTTCCTTCTCAGTCCTGATCATAAAAAAACTCAAGACAGAAGAACACAAGACCCAACAACTAACTAGAAGAGGAAATAACTAGACTTGTCCACCGAATTGGATTTTGATATttccaaaagagaaaagacaAAATCAAGAAGGTAACAAACCTGTCGAATTCAGTCATGGCCAAGTGAGACTCTTGGCCTGCCTTCCCAAGCCTGTAAACTTTCTTGTTCATCTCCGTGCGGTGATGGTAACCATTCTGTCCAGCCCTGGCAACCGTAAACGAAACCCTAGCAGGATGCCAAGCACCAATACAGGCCACTTTGCGAAGCCCTCTATGCGTCTTACGCGGGAGACGAGTGACACCCCAACGGGTCACAACACCCTCATACCCCTTCCCCTTGGTCACTCCAATTATGTCGATCATCTCATCTTTCTGGAAAACAGCCTCAACAGGAATCTGCTTCTCAAAGAAACCATAAGCATAATCAACCTTCTGGGCAATAGTTCCACCATTCACCTGGATCTCCATCAAATGAGCTTTCTTCTGCTTCAGttccttcatttttcttatctacaaaatcaaaccaaaaaagATAATGCAACCATTAGATAGACTTCGATAATTTGCATTTAAGTAG contains:
- the LOC122311655 gene encoding 60S ribosomal protein L3-2, encoding MSHRKFEHPRHGSLGFLPRKRASRHRGKVKAFPKDDPTKPCRLTAFLGYKAGMTHIVREVEKPGSKLHKRETCEAVTVIETPPLVIVGVVGYVKTSRGLRSLSTVWAQHLSEEVKRRFYKNWCKSKKKAFTKYSKKYETEDGKKDIQAQLEKMKKYCTLIRVLAHTQIRKMKELKQKKAHLMEIQVNGGTIAQKVDYAYGFFEKQIPVEAVFQKDEMIDIIGVTKGKGYEGVVTRWGVTRLPRKTHRGLRKVACIGAWHPARVSFTVARAGQNGYHHRTEMNKKVYRLGKAGQESHLAMTEFDRTEKEITPMGGFPHYGAVKEDYLLIKGCCVGPKKRVVTLRQSLLKQTSRVAMEEIKIKFIDTASKFGHGRFQTTQEKDKFYGRVKA